Proteins encoded in a region of the Paenibacillus wynnii genome:
- a CDS encoding AraC family transcriptional regulator, producing MSSSLNTLLVGINTPHTIDFTIDRPHGDNCFVLMCFSTPFFTRTVNGIEIGEPGDCLLHDPLFPQYHGTLYGMKEGFRNDWLHIEGDEIRELANQYGVKLNSLNRTGEKHFLSAYFRAIEAELTLKRPYWEQKIGIIVQDVICAIGRQQRLMIELEKYTPSERAFKGKFIDARAEIHEQFAEDWTVQHMANLVSLSAERFSVLYQTFFHTSPKEDLISKRLEEAKVRLINSNDSVEKISLECGFNSIYYFSRIFKKRVGCPPGYYRNRMN from the coding sequence ATGTCCTCGTCATTAAACACTTTATTAGTGGGTATTAATACACCGCATACCATCGATTTCACTATCGATCGACCCCATGGAGATAACTGTTTTGTCTTAATGTGTTTTTCCACACCGTTCTTTACACGGACCGTTAATGGTATTGAAATCGGGGAACCTGGAGACTGTCTTCTGCATGACCCTCTTTTCCCCCAATATCATGGCACCCTGTATGGAATGAAAGAAGGCTTTCGGAATGACTGGCTACACATAGAAGGTGATGAAATCAGGGAGCTTGCCAATCAATATGGTGTCAAACTCAATAGTCTTAATCGTACCGGGGAAAAACACTTTCTTTCAGCCTATTTTCGCGCTATTGAGGCAGAGCTCACCTTGAAGAGGCCTTACTGGGAACAAAAAATCGGAATTATTGTGCAGGACGTTATATGCGCGATCGGCAGACAGCAAAGGTTAATGATTGAGTTGGAGAAGTATACTCCTTCGGAGAGGGCTTTCAAAGGAAAATTTATCGATGCACGGGCGGAGATTCATGAACAATTCGCGGAGGATTGGACGGTACAACATATGGCAAATCTGGTCAGTTTAAGTGCAGAACGTTTCTCCGTGCTCTACCAGACTTTTTTCCATACTAGCCCTAAAGAGGATTTAATCTCAAAAAGACTTGAAGAAGCCAAGGTCCGTTTAATCAACAGCAATGATAGTGTCGAAAAAATTAGTCTGGAATGTGGCTTCAATAGTATCTATTACTTTTCAAGAATTTTTAAAAAACGGGTAGGCTGTCCCCCCGGCTATTACAGAAACAGGATGAATTAA
- a CDS encoding GH1 family beta-glucosidase has translation MTIYQFPKGFKWGTATASYQVEGAYNQDGRGMSIWDSFSKTPGKVLNGDNGDIACDSYNRYEEDIALMKKLGITSYRFSIAWPRVYPEGTGLENKKGLDYYEKFVDKLLENGIEPMCTLYHWDLPQALQDNGGWTNRETIDAYVHYTETVFKRLSGKVKNWLTFNEPWCVAFLSHELGHHAPGWTDLQAALDVAHHLLVAHGRTVKLFRELGCEGQIGIAPNTEWQIPYSNKEEDLAATRRRHMYLNMWFTDPVFKGEYPQELLSYYRDKGYNVPVQPGDMEIIAQPTDILGINYYSSTVIRSAPGNGVLELDYVDVEMEKTDFGWNIYPEGFFNVLTWVKEEYGDIPIVITENGACYEAEKKDGRVDDRKRTLYLRKHLIQLHRAIESGVNIKGYMCWSMMDNFEWAFGYTKPFGLVHIDFKTLERTPKDSFYWYQGLVKKGWFESKDVF, from the coding sequence ATGACTATTTATCAGTTTCCAAAAGGGTTTAAGTGGGGTACAGCAACTGCATCGTACCAAGTTGAAGGAGCATACAATCAGGATGGTAGAGGGATGTCCATCTGGGACAGCTTTTCCAAAACTCCTGGTAAAGTGTTGAACGGGGATAACGGAGATATCGCATGCGACAGCTATAATCGATATGAAGAAGATATAGCACTGATGAAAAAGCTGGGCATCACATCGTATCGTTTCTCAATCGCTTGGCCAAGGGTTTATCCTGAAGGAACGGGTTTGGAGAATAAAAAGGGACTTGATTACTACGAAAAGTTTGTAGACAAGCTGCTCGAAAATGGTATTGAGCCGATGTGTACCCTTTATCATTGGGATCTGCCTCAAGCCTTGCAGGATAATGGTGGCTGGACGAATAGAGAGACTATTGACGCGTATGTCCATTATACGGAGACGGTATTCAAGCGTCTAAGCGGTAAAGTTAAGAACTGGCTTACCTTTAATGAACCCTGGTGTGTCGCATTCTTATCTCATGAGCTAGGCCATCATGCACCGGGATGGACCGATTTGCAAGCTGCCCTGGATGTTGCCCATCACTTGCTTGTTGCCCATGGACGGACAGTGAAGCTGTTTAGAGAATTAGGTTGCGAGGGTCAGATTGGAATTGCACCTAATACGGAGTGGCAAATTCCCTACAGTAACAAAGAAGAAGATTTAGCAGCTACCCGCAGGAGACATATGTACTTAAATATGTGGTTCACAGATCCAGTGTTCAAAGGGGAGTATCCGCAAGAATTACTAAGCTACTATCGGGACAAGGGTTATAATGTTCCCGTTCAGCCTGGTGATATGGAGATCATCGCTCAACCTACAGACATCCTTGGTATAAATTATTATTCCAGTACCGTTATAAGATCCGCACCTGGCAACGGAGTACTGGAGTTGGACTATGTCGACGTGGAGATGGAGAAGACAGATTTTGGGTGGAATATATACCCTGAGGGATTTTTTAATGTGCTGACATGGGTTAAAGAAGAATATGGGGATATTCCAATAGTGATTACTGAGAATGGTGCCTGTTACGAAGCAGAGAAAAAGGATGGCCGAGTAGATGATCGTAAGCGGACCCTCTATCTCCGTAAGCATTTGATTCAACTTCATCGAGCCATTGAGTCTGGCGTTAATATTAAAGGGTATATGTGTTGGTCTATGATGGATAACTTCGAATGGGCCTTCGGTTATACTAAGCCTTTTGGATTGGTTCATATTGACTTCAAGACGTTGGAGCGTACGCCTAAGGATAGCTTTTATTGGTACCAAGGCTTGGTAAAGAAAGGCTGGTTTGAGAGCAAGGATGTTTTTTAA
- a CDS encoding polysaccharide pyruvyl transferase family protein yields MKTTTIILRSAWQVVNIGDIAHTPGVLTLLEQYMPEVEVILWASDDFTDEVKDMLNNRFPKLQTVQGRIGQEGKATNLELQAALDKSTFLLHGSGPLLVGCEDIAAYMKHTGKSFGVFGITYGGYGESDWPEVKKVLNQAKFIYFRDSVSLELAKKDHIHSPIMSFGPDAAFAVDLRDDVRAEKFLEESHLEVGQFVCCISRLRYTPFWKIKNQPFNEERHLINEKMKEHDHAPLRQAIIEVVRNTKLKVLICPEDCSQMEITKEMLYDKLPADVLPNVVWRDQFWLTDEALSVYVRSAGLFGSEMHSPIMCIGNGIPAIVCRWKEQSSKGYMWQDIGLGEWLFDMDVEEEISGIVPVVLTLVTNLSDAKSKALAAKERVHNLHQEMVATLERELQ; encoded by the coding sequence GTGAAAACAACAACAATTATTCTTCGCTCTGCGTGGCAGGTGGTCAACATTGGGGATATAGCACATACCCCTGGTGTTTTAACCCTGCTTGAGCAATACATGCCTGAAGTGGAAGTTATCCTCTGGGCATCGGATGACTTTACAGATGAGGTTAAGGATATGCTGAACAACAGATTTCCCAAACTTCAGACGGTACAGGGACGTATTGGGCAAGAAGGAAAAGCAACCAATCTAGAACTACAAGCAGCATTGGACAAGAGCACATTCTTACTGCACGGCTCAGGCCCTTTACTGGTAGGTTGTGAGGATATTGCCGCCTATATGAAGCATACAGGAAAGTCCTTTGGAGTATTTGGGATTACCTATGGAGGGTATGGAGAGTCAGATTGGCCTGAAGTGAAGAAAGTGCTGAATCAAGCGAAATTTATATATTTCAGAGACTCAGTATCTCTTGAACTAGCTAAAAAAGATCATATTCATAGCCCGATTATGAGTTTTGGCCCTGATGCTGCCTTTGCCGTTGATCTGAGAGATGATGTGCGGGCGGAGAAATTCCTAGAAGAAAGTCATTTGGAAGTTGGGCAATTTGTATGCTGCATCTCAAGACTCAGATACACTCCCTTCTGGAAGATTAAGAACCAACCCTTTAATGAAGAACGACATTTAATTAATGAGAAGATGAAGGAGCATGATCATGCTCCCTTGAGACAAGCGATTATCGAAGTGGTAAGAAATACAAAATTAAAAGTACTTATTTGCCCTGAAGATTGCTCTCAGATGGAGATTACTAAGGAAATGCTGTATGATAAGCTCCCAGCTGATGTTTTGCCGAATGTGGTGTGGAGAGATCAATTTTGGTTAACAGATGAGGCATTAAGTGTATATGTTCGTTCAGCAGGACTCTTTGGAAGCGAAATGCATTCACCCATTATGTGTATAGGTAACGGAATTCCCGCAATCGTGTGCCGCTGGAAAGAGCAGAGCAGCAAGGGCTACATGTGGCAGGATATTGGCCTAGGGGAGTGGCTTTTTGATATGGATGTAGAGGAAGAGATATCAGGAATCGTTCCTGTGGTTCTAACCCTGGTAACAAATTTATCGGACGCTAAGAGCAAAGCATTGGCTGCTAAGGAGCGGGTACACAATCTTCACCAAGAAATGGTAGCGACCTTAGAGAGGGAACTGCAATAA
- a CDS encoding glycoside hydrolase family 88 protein, whose translation MYQLAERISAPEIGLPDGMRIPFGWSASPVVPGEGKITALHWDESIVLVKDHVRFRIAVAVDVRENKIVEVFALKSGRVLGTLDIRFAHVFQIFELPMSLNDAITALKEGIGLRLLQGNSPLWFFVQGTDGSLDEPTLLPHLMDGSGGLAVDAFGERFNTLASIQQFGWMEGCVLDGLMDMGQIATIHKHLDLYITAKGDLTYEDPKSYVVDGRFYGIESTLPIAILAKLEPSHILVEQAVQFMFAHTDEMGIIKDGDMLSSEGSYTIAYPLAVIASQRGDHRLAQMAYKQLQLRRDLLWHEEILFLRRMDDESRTFGNWGRAYGWHLLGLIRSLEEFKRNGLLSYEQELIIEEEFARTLRRAFSYRNEQGLWNCFLDEPETGIDTSASAAIAAAAAIAIRTGLPDYTGGADLDLSVKSLLLYLTPDGLMTGTAQSNKNGESLQRSGYRVLSQMTMGLMGQLLATTKNR comes from the coding sequence TTGTATCAGTTAGCAGAGCGAATCTCAGCGCCAGAGATAGGTTTGCCGGATGGAATGAGAATTCCATTTGGTTGGTCTGCGAGCCCCGTCGTCCCAGGTGAAGGGAAGATAACCGCGCTCCATTGGGATGAATCTATCGTTCTGGTTAAGGATCATGTTCGATTTCGAATTGCGGTGGCCGTTGATGTACGTGAGAACAAAATAGTAGAAGTATTTGCTCTGAAATCAGGGCGGGTGCTGGGAACCTTGGATATACGATTTGCCCATGTCTTTCAGATCTTTGAACTGCCTATGAGTTTAAACGATGCTATCACCGCGCTCAAGGAAGGCATCGGTCTACGTTTGCTTCAAGGTAATTCACCTCTATGGTTTTTTGTACAGGGTACAGACGGCAGTCTTGATGAGCCCACATTATTGCCTCATTTAATGGACGGTTCCGGCGGCTTAGCGGTAGATGCCTTCGGGGAACGGTTTAATACTCTTGCCAGCATCCAACAATTTGGATGGATGGAAGGGTGCGTGCTTGACGGATTGATGGATATGGGACAGATAGCCACCATTCATAAACATTTGGATCTCTATATTACGGCAAAAGGTGATCTTACCTACGAGGATCCGAAGAGCTATGTAGTAGATGGGCGATTCTATGGGATAGAATCAACGCTTCCGATAGCCATATTGGCTAAGCTTGAACCCTCTCATATCCTTGTGGAGCAAGCCGTTCAGTTCATGTTCGCCCATACTGACGAGATGGGAATTATTAAGGACGGCGATATGCTGTCTTCTGAAGGAAGTTATACCATAGCGTATCCACTTGCGGTTATTGCAAGTCAGCGGGGGGATCATCGCTTGGCTCAAATGGCCTATAAGCAGCTGCAGCTTCGAAGAGATTTGCTGTGGCATGAAGAAATCCTGTTTCTTAGAAGAATGGATGATGAATCACGCACCTTTGGGAATTGGGGCAGGGCTTACGGTTGGCATTTACTTGGGCTCATTCGTTCTCTGGAGGAATTCAAGCGGAACGGTCTGCTTAGTTATGAACAAGAGCTCATTATTGAGGAGGAATTTGCCCGAACGTTGCGCCGGGCATTCTCTTACCGCAACGAGCAGGGGTTATGGAATTGTTTTCTTGACGAACCTGAGACCGGGATCGATACCTCAGCCTCTGCAGCCATAGCGGCAGCTGCGGCGATTGCGATTCGTACCGGGCTTCCAGATTATACAGGGGGAGCTGATTTGGATCTGTCCGTAAAGTCGCTTCTACTTTATTTAACGCCAGATGGTCTGATGACCGGAACTGCTCAGAGCAACAAGAATGGGGAATCGCTGCAACGAAGCGGATATCGAGTCCTCTCACAGATGACCATGGGACTAATGGGTCAGCTACTCGCCACTACAAAGAATAGATAG
- a CDS encoding DUF2264 domain-containing protein: protein MTNNNVPIASNPLLNKNDLGLAVKQLCDPLKPYYSAQGALLDIGNTASRTSQKTAKFEGFARPLWGLAPLLAGGGTWDYWENYIKGIRSGTDPMNEEYWENIGDCDQKMVELASIALTLILAPEQSWGQLNEQEKANLASWIGQTNQRITVDTNWRFFRVLVNVALLKVGCEYDKEMIEQDLNRLDEFYLSTGWYKDGDTEQMDYYIPFAFHFYSLIYAQVMENEDPERSRVYKERAALFAKDFIYWFGKHGAALAFGRSLTYRFAQSCFWGALAFAGVEAFPWGVIKGLLLRNLRWWFEQPMFSPEGILTIGYSYPNLMMAEGYNAPGSPYWAMKSFLPLALADDHPFWLAEELPLPELEAKSVQKEARMIVCREAANNHVVAFTSGQHAGFEPAHCAEKYGKFAYSNLLGFSVSKGSFGLEQGAYDNNLALAEKDNLYRTRRKCEEFRIEDNLIYSLWRPWRDVEVRSWIVPGLPWHIRIHRIQTERELDIAEGGFSIPTEQNMKSFKNMDIHASKGSIAALLTWGGTGIKSLLGDLKAEMLHPEPNVNLMHPKTMIPTLRKELQIGTHWIASAIFVQDDIENIRDNYDRTPVLQVKDNRIIVKEQDNILVDLEMI from the coding sequence ATGACAAACAATAACGTGCCTATAGCTTCCAACCCTTTACTGAATAAAAATGACTTGGGCCTAGCTGTAAAACAGTTGTGTGATCCTTTGAAGCCTTATTATAGTGCTCAAGGTGCATTGCTGGATATTGGCAATACCGCCTCTAGAACGAGCCAAAAAACCGCTAAGTTCGAAGGCTTTGCGAGACCTTTATGGGGATTAGCTCCTTTGTTAGCCGGAGGAGGAACGTGGGATTACTGGGAGAACTATATCAAGGGAATCCGTAGCGGCACTGATCCGATGAACGAAGAGTACTGGGAAAATATTGGAGACTGTGACCAAAAGATGGTAGAGCTTGCATCTATCGCATTGACCCTTATTCTGGCACCAGAGCAGTCATGGGGACAACTGAATGAACAAGAGAAAGCGAATCTTGCAAGCTGGATTGGACAAACCAATCAACGGATAACAGTGGATACCAACTGGAGGTTTTTCCGAGTTCTAGTTAATGTGGCCTTGTTAAAGGTAGGCTGCGAGTATGACAAGGAGATGATTGAGCAGGATTTAAACCGTTTGGATGAGTTTTATTTGTCAACCGGCTGGTACAAGGATGGGGATACGGAGCAAATGGACTATTACATCCCCTTTGCCTTTCACTTCTACAGCTTGATTTATGCACAAGTGATGGAGAATGAAGATCCTGAACGCAGCAGGGTATATAAGGAAAGAGCAGCCCTTTTTGCAAAGGACTTTATCTATTGGTTTGGCAAGCATGGGGCCGCTTTGGCTTTCGGTAGAAGCCTTACTTACCGATTTGCTCAGAGTTGTTTTTGGGGGGCACTGGCCTTCGCAGGGGTAGAGGCATTTCCTTGGGGTGTCATTAAAGGACTTCTCTTGAGAAATCTCCGGTGGTGGTTTGAACAGCCTATGTTCTCACCGGAAGGGATCCTTACCATTGGTTATTCTTATCCGAACTTAATGATGGCAGAAGGATATAATGCGCCAGGCTCACCGTATTGGGCTATGAAGTCATTTTTACCCTTAGCGCTTGCTGATGATCATCCTTTCTGGCTGGCAGAAGAACTGCCTTTACCTGAATTGGAAGCGAAATCCGTTCAAAAAGAAGCCCGGATGATTGTTTGCAGAGAAGCAGCAAATAACCATGTCGTTGCCTTTACCTCAGGGCAACATGCAGGTTTTGAACCCGCACATTGTGCGGAGAAATATGGGAAGTTTGCTTATTCCAATCTGCTTGGCTTCAGCGTATCCAAGGGGAGTTTTGGACTGGAGCAGGGCGCTTATGACAACAACCTGGCTTTGGCTGAGAAGGATAATTTATATCGGACAAGACGTAAGTGCGAGGAATTCAGGATTGAGGACAACTTGATCTACTCCCTATGGAGACCATGGAGAGATGTGGAGGTTCGTTCATGGATAGTCCCTGGCTTGCCGTGGCATATTCGTATTCACCGGATTCAGACGGAGAGGGAACTGGATATCGCAGAGGGTGGCTTTTCCATTCCTACAGAGCAGAATATGAAATCATTCAAAAATATGGACATTCATGCAAGTAAGGGGAGTATTGCTGCATTACTTACATGGGGGGGAACCGGCATTAAGTCCCTGTTGGGAGATTTAAAGGCTGAAATGCTCCATCCCGAGCCGAATGTTAACTTAATGCATCCTAAAACCATGATACCTACACTTAGAAAAGAACTGCAGATCGGAACCCATTGGATTGCGAGTGCTATTTTTGTCCAAGACGATATTGAGAATATCCGCGATAACTATGATAGAACACCTGTACTTCAAGTGAAAGATAATAGAATTATCGTTAAAGAGCAAGATAATATCCTCGTTGATTTAGAAATGATTTAA
- a CDS encoding glycoside hydrolase family 88 protein: protein MKEIRNEGIQNISKYGQRPELTKEFCEEAIAYILKKVDQNLETFTYKYPAPASINNVYPAIDNIEWTSSFWTGMLWLAYEVTGDMKYRKVAEIQLESYKERVEERIATGTHDLGFLYTLSSVAAYKLTNSEVAKEIGIKAADLLMERYFEKAGIIQAWGGEDDPVNGGRMIIDCCMNLPLLYWATEVTGDKKYYEAAFSHVKMAEKYIIREDASSYHTFFMDIYTGQPKYGETVQGFSDQSCWARGQAWGIYGFPLSYNYTGDSGLIDLAKKVANYYINRLPDDSIAYWDLIFTSGPEERDSSSAAIAACGLLELSKSLPLTDKDKQIYENVSMQIIKSLADQYTSKNVPESNGVLLHAVYAKPHNSGIDECNIWGDYYYFEALVRLIKDWKLFW from the coding sequence ATGAAGGAAATACGAAATGAAGGTATTCAAAACATCAGTAAATATGGACAACGACCTGAGTTAACAAAGGAATTCTGCGAGGAAGCTATTGCTTATATTTTGAAAAAAGTAGATCAGAATTTAGAGACATTCACTTACAAATACCCTGCTCCAGCCAGTATAAACAACGTGTATCCAGCCATTGACAACATAGAATGGACATCCTCTTTCTGGACAGGTATGCTATGGCTCGCCTATGAAGTGACCGGAGATATGAAATATCGCAAGGTTGCAGAAATTCAATTGGAGAGTTACAAAGAGCGGGTTGAAGAGCGGATAGCAACAGGAACTCATGACCTAGGGTTTCTCTATACGCTCTCCAGTGTTGCAGCCTATAAGCTGACTAACAGTGAAGTTGCGAAGGAGATCGGTATCAAAGCGGCGGATCTGCTGATGGAGAGGTATTTCGAGAAGGCAGGAATTATCCAGGCTTGGGGTGGCGAAGATGATCCAGTTAACGGTGGACGTATGATTATTGACTGCTGCATGAATCTACCCCTGCTCTACTGGGCCACTGAAGTAACTGGCGATAAGAAATATTACGAAGCAGCCTTTAGTCATGTGAAGATGGCTGAGAAGTATATTATCAGAGAAGATGCCTCCAGCTATCACACCTTCTTCATGGATATTTATACAGGTCAGCCTAAATACGGTGAAACCGTACAAGGCTTCTCAGATCAGTCTTGCTGGGCAAGGGGTCAAGCGTGGGGTATTTACGGTTTTCCGCTAAGCTATAATTATACCGGAGATTCCGGTCTGATTGATCTTGCGAAGAAAGTCGCCAACTATTATATTAATCGTTTGCCGGATGATTCTATCGCCTATTGGGATCTGATCTTTACTTCAGGGCCCGAAGAGCGTGACAGTTCTTCCGCAGCTATTGCAGCCTGTGGATTATTAGAGTTATCCAAAAGTCTTCCCCTTACAGATAAGGACAAACAGATATATGAAAATGTTAGTATGCAAATTATAAAATCACTTGCAGATCAATACACGAGTAAAAACGTCCCGGAATCTAACGGTGTATTGCTCCATGCCGTTTACGCCAAACCTCATAACAGTGGCATCGATGAATGTAATATTTGGGGTGATTACTATTACTTTGAGGCATTAGTTCGGTTGATTAAAGATTGGAAATTATTCTGGTAA
- a CDS encoding AraC family transcriptional regulator, producing MKSHLKMGYNYNGLKTSFDFAYQITTTKNNWNIFHSHEGMEFLYVHEGNGHAIIDQKIVEIGPRTLVYFQPFQLHGTKVFLEHSAVYIRSILSFEPSEVETYLQPFHALKTFFQQIWKTKLVTQIITELPIGNPIESLYRHYNHILNNCSPNEKDEEFSLLIISFLQYVKTVWPEQMQNMNQGSSTHQTYIERIMTWIEENYTVEFQLELLSKELHLSQHYISHLFQNSTGTTITQYLIARRMRQACWLLKNSTLPIHQICQHVGLTNVSYFCKKFKDYTGRTPLSYRSGKAI from the coding sequence ATGAAATCACATCTGAAGATGGGCTATAATTACAACGGGCTAAAAACATCTTTTGACTTTGCCTATCAAATAACGACGACTAAGAATAACTGGAATATATTTCACAGCCATGAGGGTATGGAGTTTCTTTATGTTCATGAAGGAAACGGACATGCTATCATTGATCAGAAAATAGTTGAAATAGGCCCCCGAACGCTGGTCTATTTCCAACCCTTTCAACTCCACGGCACCAAAGTATTTTTAGAACATTCTGCCGTTTATATTCGATCTATTTTATCCTTTGAGCCTTCAGAAGTAGAAACCTATTTGCAGCCGTTTCATGCTCTGAAGACATTCTTCCAACAAATCTGGAAGACCAAATTAGTTACACAAATAATTACTGAATTACCTATAGGAAATCCAATTGAGTCCCTTTATCGGCATTATAATCACATCCTGAACAACTGCTCTCCCAATGAGAAAGATGAAGAATTCTCTCTCCTTATCATTTCTTTTCTTCAATACGTTAAGACGGTGTGGCCTGAACAAATGCAGAATATGAATCAAGGCTCTTCCACCCATCAGACCTATATTGAAAGAATCATGACGTGGATTGAGGAAAATTATACGGTGGAATTTCAATTGGAGCTGCTGAGTAAAGAATTACATCTGTCGCAACATTACATCTCCCATCTGTTCCAGAACTCGACAGGAACAACAATTACACAATATTTAATTGCTCGGCGTATGCGTCAGGCGTGCTGGCTGCTTAAGAACAGCACTTTACCCATTCACCAAATCTGTCAACATGTAGGCCTGACCAATGTCTCTTACTTCTGCAAGAAATTTAAAGATTATACCGGAAGGACTCCTCTCAGCTATAGATCGGGTAAAGCCATCTAA
- a CDS encoding MGH1-like glycoside hydrolase domain-containing protein, translated as MDSLSTVKKPLQTKYYSLYIADPMEEENRFINAEREDTELPTFQNAKDVLPHPFWSGHEETINCYWKAWEIAFGNLRKPAPDSGFVSNFIDTAFNNCLFMWDSSFILLFARYGSRAFQFQRTLDNFYAKQHKDGFICREIDESSGTDRFHRHDPSSTGPNILPLAEWEYYQNFGDKDRLTQVFPVLVSYHRWLRQYRTWPDGTYWSTGWGCGMDNQPRLKENYHESWSHGHMTWLDTCLQQILSAKLLLKMGREIDRVSELRDFEDEVKALSNHVNQKMWDDESAFYYDLWSDGQLNYVKSIGAYWSLLADVILEHNKERFIAHLMNEKEFNRPHPIPTLSADHPRYSEEGEYWRGGVWAPTNYMVLKGLQTSGYNNLTHELSTRHLENVVRVFSETGTLWENYSPEFASRGNHSKGDFVGWTGLSPIAMLFEFVFGLKPDVPNSKLIWDIRLLEEHGITSYPYGREGVIDLRCDERDTPEQAPVITASSTVSVTLVVRWENGQETIISVPPRNLRDTTDL; from the coding sequence TTGGACTCCCTATCAACCGTAAAGAAACCCTTGCAGACAAAATATTATAGTTTATATATTGCCGATCCCATGGAGGAAGAGAACCGTTTCATTAATGCTGAAAGGGAGGATACGGAGCTTCCCACGTTCCAGAATGCGAAGGATGTTCTTCCCCACCCCTTCTGGAGTGGTCATGAGGAAACTATCAATTGCTATTGGAAAGCCTGGGAAATAGCTTTTGGTAATCTCCGCAAGCCAGCTCCGGATAGTGGTTTTGTTTCCAACTTCATTGACACAGCATTTAATAATTGTCTCTTCATGTGGGATTCCAGCTTTATTCTTCTATTCGCCCGTTATGGATCGAGAGCGTTTCAATTTCAACGGACCTTGGACAACTTTTATGCCAAACAGCATAAGGACGGATTTATCTGCAGAGAAATTGATGAGAGCAGCGGCACAGACCGTTTTCACCGCCACGACCCCTCGAGCACGGGCCCGAACATACTTCCCTTGGCGGAATGGGAGTATTATCAAAACTTCGGAGATAAAGATCGATTGACTCAGGTTTTCCCTGTGTTGGTTTCCTACCATCGTTGGCTGCGCCAGTACCGGACTTGGCCGGATGGAACCTATTGGTCAACCGGGTGGGGCTGCGGAATGGACAATCAGCCAAGGCTAAAGGAGAATTACCACGAAAGTTGGTCCCATGGGCATATGACGTGGTTGGATACATGTCTTCAACAAATTCTGAGCGCTAAGCTGCTCCTCAAGATGGGACGGGAAATCGACCGGGTGAGTGAGCTTCGTGACTTCGAAGATGAAGTGAAAGCGTTGTCCAATCATGTGAATCAAAAGATGTGGGATGATGAGAGTGCGTTCTATTATGATCTATGGAGCGACGGTCAGCTAAACTATGTCAAGTCCATTGGAGCCTATTGGTCATTGCTTGCGGATGTCATTTTAGAGCACAATAAGGAACGCTTCATTGCCCATCTCATGAATGAGAAGGAATTCAACCGTCCCCACCCGATTCCAACCCTCTCGGCTGACCATCCACGCTACAGTGAGGAAGGCGAATATTGGCGCGGTGGAGTTTGGGCGCCAACTAATTATATGGTCTTGAAGGGACTTCAAACGTCGGGTTACAATAATTTGACTCATGAACTCTCCACTCGACATCTGGAAAATGTAGTCCGGGTTTTTAGTGAAACAGGAACCCTCTGGGAGAACTATTCGCCTGAATTTGCTTCCCGTGGGAACCATTCAAAGGGCGATTTTGTAGGATGGACAGGACTTTCACCTATTGCAATGCTTTTTGAATTCGTCTTCGGCTTGAAGCCCGATGTGCCGAATTCTAAACTGATATGGGATATCAGACTTCTGGAGGAGCACGGTATCACCAGTTATCCATACGGAAGAGAGGGAGTTATAGATCTGCGGTGCGATGAAAGAGACACTCCCGAACAGGCACCGGTCATCACGGCTTCTTCAACGGTATCTGTCACTCTAGTTGTCAGATGGGAGAATGGACAGGAGACAATAATTTCGGTACCACCAAGGAATTTAAGGGATACAACAGACCTGTGA